A portion of the Deltaproteobacteria bacterium genome contains these proteins:
- a CDS encoding MFS transporter, translating into MPAAQPNTLWTRTFILVCTAQFFGSAQHALLQPTFPLYITSLGGTPFQVGLVLACFAVTSVVFRPLIGGWADSWSETGVSMCGLALLSSAVLFCFIPFAEATMFSNALRGLGWAAMSAAGYSMLAISAPAHRRGEASGYYSGVQASGTILLPAVALWLIDAPFGGFAVVFIVAIVLAAIGSSVSATLYRSLPKKSSDHKAKDLGPWWKEILNVLDREIILASVLSFLSHVTFPALATFLVLYARELKIENLGWFFVVSGTTSLLSRPLLGKISDSFGRGRALLACFVFESVGLLGLAFSTNLFMLMICGVLYMLGLAISSSTTLAIAMEQAKPERRGRAMGTFSIALPLSNGVGALICGSLVQWFGFVWMYVIGALITALGLVVTITSRQRLK; encoded by the coding sequence ATGCCCGCCGCACAACCGAACACACTCTGGACTCGCACCTTCATCCTCGTCTGCACCGCGCAGTTCTTCGGCTCGGCGCAGCACGCGCTGTTGCAGCCAACGTTTCCACTTTACATCACGTCACTCGGCGGCACGCCGTTTCAGGTCGGTCTCGTGCTCGCCTGCTTCGCTGTGACCAGCGTTGTCTTTCGGCCGTTGATCGGCGGTTGGGCCGATAGTTGGTCCGAAACTGGTGTATCCATGTGCGGCCTCGCACTGTTGTCATCGGCAGTACTGTTCTGCTTCATCCCCTTCGCCGAAGCGACGATGTTTTCCAATGCGCTGCGCGGTCTTGGCTGGGCGGCGATGAGCGCGGCGGGATATTCGATGCTCGCCATCAGCGCGCCGGCGCATCGGCGCGGCGAGGCGTCGGGATATTACAGCGGTGTGCAGGCGAGCGGCACGATTCTCTTACCCGCCGTCGCGCTCTGGTTGATCGATGCACCCTTTGGCGGCTTTGCCGTGGTTTTCATCGTCGCCATCGTGCTTGCGGCGATCGGGTCGAGCGTGAGCGCGACGCTCTATCGAAGCCTGCCGAAAAAATCCTCCGACCATAAGGCAAAAGACTTGGGGCCGTGGTGGAAAGAAATCTTGAACGTGCTCGACCGCGAGATTATTCTCGCCTCGGTCTTGTCGTTTCTATCCCACGTAACCTTTCCGGCGCTCGCCACCTTTCTAGTGCTCTATGCCCGTGAGTTGAAGATTGAAAATCTCGGCTGGTTCTTCGTCGTCAGCGGCACCACTAGCTTACTCTCACGCCCGCTGCTAGGAAAAATCTCCGACAGCTTCGGCCGCGGCCGTGCGCTGCTCGCCTGCTTCGTGTTCGAGAGCGTTGGGCTTTTGGGGCTGGCATTCTCGACTAACCTCTTCATGTTAATGATCTGCGGCGTGCTCTACATGCTGGGTCTCGCGATTTCCAGCTCGACAACCCTGGCCATCGCCATGGAACAAGCCAAACCCGAACGGCGCGGCCGCGCCATGGGCACGTTTTCCATTGCGCTGCCGCTCAGCAACGGCGTCGGCGCACTAATCTGCGGTAGCTTGGTGCAGTGGTTTGGTTTTGTCTGGATGTACGTGATTGGCGCATTGATTACGGCGCTAGGGCTAGTGGTTACCATCACGAGCCGCCAGCGATTGAAATAG
- a CDS encoding MFS transporter, with amino-acid sequence MPAAPKSNSLWTRTFTLLCVAEFLGYAQHFTLQPALPLYITSLGGTPLTVGIAIAANGVMSVVSRPIIGYWVDRWRATGMTVLGMVGQGLAIFFCFLPFNAAVIFANALRGVGWSGMAASGYTLLASSAPPARRGEASGYFGGVQSSATIIFPAISLWILDSQLGGFYAVFSFAIFLIFSGAATAWALARATPAQARSNNLDTTEPWWREIVNVVDRNIIAAASLIFTLNMSLPCLSSFVVLYARELGVGHFGWYYVAVGITSALGRPLLGRLSDKLGAGRSLLIAFALETVALLTMPLATNLIGLVISGALWYTGAAIGGARIMAIAIAQAPAERRGRAMASYSTALPLSNGIGALIAGTMVDLAGFRWMYIVAGVLCSMGFILIWKQWKKLK; translated from the coding sequence ATGCCCGCCGCACCGAAAAGCAATTCTCTCTGGACGCGGACGTTCACGCTGCTATGCGTCGCTGAATTTCTCGGCTACGCCCAGCATTTCACTTTGCAGCCGGCGCTGCCTCTTTATATTACAAGCTTAGGCGGCACGCCGCTCACCGTCGGCATCGCCATCGCCGCCAACGGGGTGATGAGCGTCGTCTCGCGACCGATCATCGGCTACTGGGTCGATCGCTGGCGCGCCACCGGGATGACGGTCCTCGGCATGGTCGGTCAGGGGCTGGCGATCTTCTTTTGCTTTCTGCCCTTCAACGCCGCGGTGATTTTCGCTAACGCGCTGCGCGGCGTCGGCTGGTCCGGCATGGCCGCCTCGGGCTATACGCTCCTGGCATCGTCTGCTCCGCCGGCAAGGCGCGGCGAAGCATCGGGTTATTTCGGCGGCGTGCAGTCGAGCGCGACGATCATTTTTCCGGCGATCTCGCTGTGGATTCTGGACTCGCAGTTGGGTGGCTTTTACGCTGTATTTTCCTTCGCAATCTTTCTGATCTTCAGCGGTGCCGCCACCGCATGGGCGCTCGCGCGCGCGACGCCTGCGCAAGCACGCAGTAACAATCTCGACACCACGGAGCCCTGGTGGCGCGAGATCGTCAACGTCGTCGATCGCAATATTATCGCCGCCGCGTCGTTGATTTTTACTTTGAATATGTCGCTGCCCTGTCTGTCGAGCTTCGTGGTCCTCTACGCGCGAGAATTGGGCGTCGGCCACTTCGGCTGGTATTACGTCGCCGTCGGCATCACCAGCGCCCTCGGCCGCCCGCTGCTCGGGCGCCTGTCGGACAAACTCGGCGCCGGCCGCTCGCTCCTCATCGCTTTCGCATTGGAAACCGTCGCGCTGTTAACCATGCCGCTCGCGACCAATCTCATCGGTCTAGTGATAAGCGGCGCGCTCTGGTACACCGGCGCTGCCATCGGCGGCGCGCGCATTATGGCCATCGCCATCGCCCAGGCCCCCGCCGAACGGCGCGGCCGCGCCATGGCGAGCTATTCGACCGCGTTGCCGCTCAGCAACGGCATCGGCGCACTGATCGCCGGCACAATGGTCGACCTGGCCGGTTTTCGCTGGATGTACATTGTGGCGGGCGTTCTGTGCTCAATGGGATTTATCTTGATCTGGAAACAATGGAAGAAACTCAAGTGA
- a CDS encoding c-type cytochrome has product MEKIQIVRLFAVFVLALTASPSAAGPLDSPGAQKALICSACHGFAGNAPGNHVPILAGMNANYFKKAIKDYAEGKRTSPEMEPYSKYVLQFGLDEIAEYFASQKKPVPFSVKIDPKKLSRGQTLATQCIACHGPKGDGENERVIPALRGQPRGFLEAQMALFGSDKRKLDDAGLEEAKKRIFKGLEGPDFEDLAAYYATLK; this is encoded by the coding sequence ATGGAAAAAATACAAATAGTAAGGCTCTTCGCTGTTTTCGTTCTTGCGCTTACCGCTTCGCCGTCCGCCGCCGGCCCGCTCGACTCCCCCGGCGCACAGAAAGCTCTCATCTGCAGTGCCTGCCACGGTTTTGCCGGCAACGCGCCCGGCAACCACGTGCCGATCCTCGCCGGTATGAACGCCAACTATTTTAAGAAGGCGATCAAAGATTACGCCGAGGGCAAACGGACATCGCCTGAGATGGAGCCCTACTCGAAATACGTGCTGCAATTCGGCCTCGACGAGATCGCCGAATATTTCGCCAGCCAGAAAAAACCTGTGCCGTTCTCCGTTAAGATTGATCCGAAGAAGCTCAGCCGCGGCCAGACCCTGGCAACCCAATGCATCGCCTGCCACGGCCCCAAAGGCGACGGCGAAAACGAGCGGGTGATTCCCGCGCTGCGCGGCCAACCGAGGGGCTTCCTGGAAGCGCAGATGGCGTTGTTCGGCAGCGACAAGCGCAAGCTCGATGACGCCGGTTTAGAAGAAGCGAAGAAAAGAATTTTCAAAGGACTCGAAGGCCCCGACTTCGAAGACCTGGCAGCCTATTACGCGACGTTGAAATAA
- a CDS encoding MFS transporter yields MTIDKSAPLWTPTFILLCLVELLGYAQQAMLNPILPLYVTQLGGSPFIIGVAISAFAATSVITRPIIGYWADKWSESGVLAFGLLMLAVGMLFCFLPFAATVMFANALRGVGWAGVNAGGYALLARIAPESRRGEASGYYSGVQSAPTMLFPAVALWLLSASSGSYTVVFLVMVALGLAGAVVCLPMARRLPRVDRSHGSHEASLPWWRQIFSISERGVLLPASLMFCNQLSFPALTSFIVLYAQELGIGAIGSYFVVSGITSVLARPLLGTVSDRIGVGYSLVATFVLQSLALLTLVFAANLAMILLAGVLYMLGMAVGGAATLIVAMKRATPERRGRFMATFSVAYPLGYGIGALITGWAVEVLGYSWTYLFLAVLGSSGLLVTAMNWKELE; encoded by the coding sequence GTGACAATCGATAAATCCGCCCCGCTCTGGACCCCGACTTTCATCCTGCTCTGCCTCGTCGAGCTCCTCGGCTATGCCCAGCAGGCGATGCTCAATCCGATCTTGCCGCTCTACGTCACGCAGCTTGGCGGTTCGCCATTTATTATCGGGGTTGCGATTTCGGCCTTCGCCGCCACCAGCGTCATCACCCGGCCGATCATCGGCTACTGGGCCGACAAATGGAGCGAGTCCGGCGTGTTAGCGTTCGGCTTGTTGATGCTCGCCGTCGGCATGCTCTTCTGTTTTCTGCCCTTCGCCGCAACCGTGATGTTTGCCAACGCACTACGCGGCGTCGGCTGGGCGGGCGTCAACGCCGGCGGCTACGCGCTGCTCGCACGCATCGCGCCTGAGTCACGGCGTGGCGAAGCTTCGGGCTACTACAGCGGCGTGCAGTCGGCGCCGACGATGCTTTTTCCCGCTGTCGCCCTGTGGCTGCTGAGCGCTTCTTCCGGAAGCTACACGGTGGTTTTCCTCGTCATGGTCGCGTTGGGTCTCGCCGGCGCCGTGGTGTGTTTGCCGATGGCGCGCCGGCTCCCGCGAGTCGACCGGTCCCATGGCTCCCACGAAGCGTCACTACCTTGGTGGCGGCAAATCTTCAGCATCAGCGAGCGCGGCGTCTTGCTGCCGGCGAGTTTGATGTTTTGTAATCAACTGAGCTTTCCCGCGCTCACCAGCTTCATCGTGCTCTACGCCCAAGAGCTCGGCATCGGCGCCATCGGTTCTTACTTTGTCGTCAGCGGCATCACCAGCGTGCTGGCACGCCCGTTACTGGGCACGGTGAGCGATCGCATCGGCGTCGGCTACTCTCTCGTTGCCACGTTCGTGCTTCAATCGCTCGCGTTGCTCACACTCGTCTTCGCCGCCAACCTGGCGATGATCCTGCTCGCCGGCGTGCTTTACATGCTGGGAATGGCGGTCGGCGGCGCCGCCACGTTGATCGTGGCCATGAAGCGCGCCACTCCCGAACGCCGCGGCCGCTTCATGGCGACTTTTTCCGTCGCCTATCCCCTGGGCTATGGCATCGGCGCGCTCATCACAGGTTGGGCGGTCGAAGTACTGGGTTACTCCTGGACCTATCTTTTTCTCGCCGTGCTCGGCAGCAGTGGACTGCTGGTCACGGCAATGAACTGGAAAGAGCTGGAATAG
- a CDS encoding MFS transporter: protein MSSPASISIESAKAQPLWTRAFVLLCLAQFLGYAQHFILQPTLPIYVTALGGTPFIVGVVMASFAITSMLLRPLVGYWSDRWSEVGVMCCGLLIQATSVFLFFVPFIPMAMLANGCRGMGWASLNSGGYAILAQCAPAARRGEASGYYSGVQGSATILLPALALWLIDAPFGGYNVVFVVSMAIALFGAAVGYSLKQHASTERVQHTAKSGPWWKDIFKLPEKDILLAAGLLFALHVSLPAIAGFLVLYARQIGIENFGWYYVASGATSLVARPLLGWAGDKFGRAAAIAAGLALQMLAFFIVVNSTSLAGFIVSGVLYMTGSAMGTSATLALALEHANPARRGQIMATFSMAYPFSAFCGSLITGAVIQVAGYFWMFLFMAALNIPGLIVTIKNWSSLK, encoded by the coding sequence ATGAGCTCACCCGCTTCAATCTCTATCGAATCGGCAAAGGCCCAGCCCCTCTGGACGCGCGCCTTCGTGTTGCTTTGCCTCGCACAGTTTCTTGGCTACGCGCAGCATTTCATTCTCCAACCAACACTCCCCATCTACGTCACTGCGCTGGGCGGCACACCGTTCATCGTCGGCGTCGTCATGGCGTCGTTCGCGATCACCAGCATGCTACTGCGCCCTCTCGTCGGCTACTGGTCGGACCGTTGGAGCGAAGTCGGCGTCATGTGCTGCGGTTTACTCATCCAAGCCACGAGCGTGTTCTTGTTTTTTGTTCCGTTCATTCCCATGGCCATGCTCGCCAACGGCTGCCGCGGCATGGGCTGGGCGAGCTTGAATTCCGGCGGCTATGCAATCTTGGCGCAGTGCGCGCCGGCGGCGCGGCGCGGTGAAGCCTCGGGCTACTACAGCGGCGTGCAAGGCAGCGCGACGATCTTGTTGCCGGCGCTGGCGCTCTGGCTCATCGACGCGCCGTTCGGCGGCTACAACGTCGTGTTCGTCGTCTCCATGGCGATCGCGCTCTTCGGCGCCGCGGTGGGATACTCACTCAAGCAACACGCCAGCACTGAGCGCGTTCAACACACGGCAAAATCCGGCCCGTGGTGGAAAGACATCTTCAAGCTGCCGGAAAAAGATATCCTACTCGCCGCTGGGTTACTCTTTGCCTTGCACGTGTCACTGCCGGCAATCGCAGGCTTCCTGGTTCTTTACGCGCGGCAAATCGGCATTGAGAATTTCGGCTGGTACTACGTCGCCAGCGGCGCGACGAGCTTAGTCGCGCGCCCTCTTCTCGGTTGGGCCGGTGACAAGTTCGGCCGCGCAGCGGCTATCGCCGCAGGCCTTGCGCTGCAAATGCTCGCGTTCTTCATTGTCGTCAATTCCACAAGCCTTGCCGGCTTTATCGTCTCCGGCGTGCTCTACATGACCGGCTCGGCGATGGGCACGTCGGCCACGCTCGCGCTAGCTCTGGAACACGCCAACCCAGCACGCCGCGGCCAAATCATGGCGACATTTTCCATGGCCTATCCGTTTAGCGCCTTCTGCGGCTCGCTCATCACTGGCGCCGTCATCCAAGTCGCGGGGTATTTCTGGATGTTTCTGTTCATGGCGGCGCTGAACATTCCGGGACTGATCGTGACGATCAAGAATTGGTCAAGCCTGAAATGA
- a CDS encoding response regulator, protein MERAQSETIRRHQLCRVGQRLVGKRAIRPRERRLHRRPSAEKRQAGAGPGWHGLSRRDRRPRRIAANQLTAKATQEDKVAGLDAGADDYVTKPFDSFELLARVRAMLRIKELHDQLEEWNRTLTGKVNAQVEEIQRMGRLKRYLSPQIAETILSAEEDLFKTHRREITIVFLDLRGFTAFSDTAEPEEVMDFLRDYHSEMGRLVFKFEGTLERFVGDGIVVIFNDPLPCADHSEKAACMALDMRERVKQLREMWSKRGYNLDLGVGLASGYATLGTIGFEGRMDYSSIGNLPNLAARLCAEAKGGQILTDQKTMSRLETKFSAEAIEELQLKGLARPVVAYNLIGAKS, encoded by the coding sequence ATGGAGCGAGCGCAAAGCGAAACCATTCGTCGCCATCAACTGTGCCGGGTTGGCCAAAGACTTGTTGGAAAGCGAGCTATTCGGCCACGAGAAAGGCGCCTTCACCGGCGCCCATCAGCAGAAAAAAGGCAAGCTGGAGCTGGCCCAGGGTGGCACGGTCTTTCTCGACGAGATCGGCGACCTCGCCGTATAGCTGCAAACCAATTAACCGCCAAGGCGACCCAGGAGGACAAAGTCGCCGGTCTCGACGCCGGCGCCGACGATTACGTCACCAAACCCTTCGATTCCTTCGAGCTGCTCGCCCGGGTGCGCGCGATGCTGCGCATCAAAGAGCTGCACGATCAGTTGGAAGAGTGGAACCGGACACTGACTGGCAAGGTCAATGCGCAGGTCGAAGAAATTCAGCGCATGGGCCGGCTAAAACGATATCTCTCGCCGCAGATCGCCGAGACGATTCTGAGCGCAGAGGAGGACCTGTTCAAAACCCACCGCCGCGAGATCACCATTGTGTTTCTCGATCTACGCGGCTTTACGGCTTTCTCCGACACGGCCGAACCGGAGGAAGTCATGGATTTTTTGCGCGACTATCACAGCGAGATGGGCAGATTGGTTTTCAAATTCGAAGGAACTCTGGAGCGCTTCGTCGGCGACGGCATTGTGGTGATTTTCAATGACCCGCTACCCTGTGCCGACCACAGCGAAAAAGCCGCTTGCATGGCCCTCGACATGCGCGAGCGCGTCAAACAGTTGCGCGAGATGTGGTCAAAACGCGGTTACAATCTCGATCTTGGCGTTGGTTTGGCAAGCGGTTACGCGACCTTGGGAACCATCGGCTTCGAGGGTCGCATGGACTATAGCAGCATCGGCAATTTGCCGAATCTCGCCGCGCGGCTCTGCGCCGAAGCCAAGGGCGGGCAGATACTCACCGATCAAAAAACCATGAGCCGGCTGGAAACAAAGTTCTCCGCTGAAGCAATCGAAGAACTGCAACTCAAAGGCCTGGCGCGGCCGGTCGTGGCTTACAATCTGATCGGAGCGAAATCATAG
- a CDS encoding sigma-54-dependent Fis family transcriptional regulator: MAAKILIVDDEPFNLDLLEQELADLGHTSERATNGAQALARLEHSEPALVLLHYQLPDINGVEVLRTLRRTHADLPVVIVTAHGSVERAVEAIKAGADDFIAKPFDPDHLAVVVQKALERAQLKTNVELLSAELGGRHRLVAGQSAAMHAIVEEARKAATSKTTVLLLGESGTGKELFARSIHEWSERKAKPFVAINCAGLAKDLLESELFGHEKGAFTGAHQQKKGKLELAQGGTVFLDEIGDLAV; this comes from the coding sequence ATGGCGGCGAAAATTCTCATCGTCGACGACGAGCCGTTCAACCTCGATCTGCTCGAGCAGGAACTCGCCGATCTTGGTCATACGAGCGAGCGTGCCACCAACGGCGCCCAAGCGCTGGCGCGGCTCGAACACAGCGAGCCGGCACTGGTGCTGCTCCACTACCAATTGCCCGATATAAACGGCGTCGAAGTGCTGCGGACGTTGCGGCGCACGCATGCCGATTTGCCGGTGGTCATCGTCACCGCCCATGGCAGCGTCGAGCGCGCCGTCGAAGCGATCAAAGCCGGCGCCGATGACTTCATCGCCAAGCCCTTCGACCCCGATCATCTCGCGGTGGTGGTTCAGAAAGCGCTGGAGCGCGCCCAGCTAAAAACCAACGTCGAGCTCCTCAGCGCAGAGCTCGGCGGACGCCACCGGCTGGTCGCCGGCCAGAGCGCCGCGATGCACGCCATCGTCGAAGAAGCCAGAAAAGCCGCCACGAGCAAGACGACGGTTTTGCTGCTCGGCGAAAGCGGCACGGGCAAGGAGCTGTTTGCCCGCTCGATCCATGAATGGAGCGAGCGCAAAGCGAAACCATTCGTCGCCATCAACTGTGCCGGGTTGGCCAAAGACTTGTTGGAAAGCGAGCTATTCGGCCACGAGAAAGGCGCCTTCACCGGCGCCCATCAGCAGAAAAAAGGCAAGCTGGAGCTGGCCCAGGGTGGCACGGTCTTTCTCGACGAGATCGGCGACCTCGCCGTATAG
- a CDS encoding fumarylacetoacetate hydrolase family protein: MKICHYNNNQAGVVVGDKVINFGDALIKAGLARQGCTMLEIIDALGNNPQAMQIARDAANSSGGLDLKSVKLLAPIQNPGTLWAAAANYGAHRAEMVERMGSANRPVIDKDALMAEFFIKTTSSIIGPGDTIILPKISKLVDFECELCAVIGKRARKVSEADSLNYIFGYTICWDISQRDPWGKGMHNTRCIRKGMDTFSGLGPWIVTRDEIDEPQNLSIKVLQNGKEAMIAHTSDMICGIREHIRFLSSNLTLRPGDLITTGTPAGVSKLSHGDKLHGTIEKIGSMELNVKAEE, from the coding sequence ATGAAAATTTGTCATTACAACAATAATCAAGCGGGCGTGGTCGTCGGCGACAAGGTCATCAACTTCGGCGACGCACTGATCAAAGCGGGTCTAGCGCGCCAAGGCTGCACCATGCTCGAAATTATCGACGCGCTCGGCAATAACCCACAGGCGATGCAGATTGCCCGCGATGCGGCGAACAGCTCCGGTGGATTGGATTTGAAATCGGTCAAGCTGCTCGCTCCGATTCAGAACCCAGGCACGCTGTGGGCCGCGGCGGCGAACTACGGCGCGCACCGTGCCGAGATGGTCGAGCGCATGGGCAGCGCCAACAGACCGGTCATCGACAAAGATGCCTTGATGGCCGAGTTCTTTATCAAGACCACTTCTTCGATCATCGGCCCAGGCGACACCATCATTCTTCCGAAGATTTCCAAGCTGGTAGACTTTGAGTGCGAGCTCTGCGCCGTCATCGGTAAACGCGCGCGCAAAGTGAGCGAGGCGGACTCGCTCAACTATATCTTCGGCTACACGATCTGCTGGGACATCAGCCAGCGCGACCCGTGGGGCAAGGGCATGCACAACACGCGCTGCATCCGCAAAGGCATGGACACGTTTTCCGGTCTTGGCCCGTGGATCGTCACCCGCGACGAAATCGACGAGCCGCAAAATCTCTCGATCAAAGTCTTGCAGAACGGCAAGGAAGCGATGATCGCCCACACCAGCGATATGATCTGCGGCATCCGCGAGCACATTCGTTTTCTCAGCAGCAATTTGACCCTGCGCCCCGGCGATTTGATCACCACCGGCACACCGGCCGGCGTCAGCAAACTCAGCCACGGCGACAAACTGCATGGCACGATCGAGAAGATCGGCAGCATGGAATTGAATGTAAAAGCTGAGGAGTAG
- a CDS encoding flavocytochrome C encodes MESFMNPISRRRFLQVGGVSVAALGALPVPVFGQARRRVVVIGGGWGGATAAKYVRLTDPSIEVTLLEPNKEFVSCPFSNLVLAGVESLKNLTLNYSRLAKQGVRIRHQAATAIDADRKRVRVGNDALEYDRLIVSPGIDFQWDQVEGLEQAKDKVLHAWKAGPQTVQLAQQLAAMPDGGIVVMTVPPVAYRCPPGPYERASMIGWFLKTKKPKSKLIVLDANKDIVSKTGLFKAVFKDYEAHIDYRPSQKVEKIDVGAKEVTTETGDKVKYDVVNVIPPQRAGAIAVDADLVGGDKRWCEVDHVTYESVKQKSIHVIGDATIGLPVPKSGNVANAMGKICATAVVSSLNGKTPPEIAPGNTCYSWVSDKEAIAVVNAYKIENGKVVQIEQKLTPGKSTAVADNSLAWRTSIWNDILG; translated from the coding sequence ATGGAGAGCTTTATGAATCCCATTTCGCGTCGTCGATTTCTGCAAGTCGGTGGTGTGAGCGTCGCGGCGCTGGGCGCGTTGCCAGTGCCAGTCTTCGGGCAGGCGCGCCGCAGAGTGGTCGTCATCGGCGGTGGCTGGGGTGGCGCCACGGCGGCAAAGTATGTGCGGCTAACTGACCCGTCGATTGAAGTCACACTACTGGAGCCGAACAAAGAGTTCGTCTCTTGCCCGTTCAGCAATCTGGTGCTGGCCGGTGTGGAATCGCTGAAAAATCTCACGCTCAACTACAGCCGGCTAGCCAAACAAGGCGTGCGCATCCGCCACCAGGCAGCGACGGCCATCGATGCCGATCGCAAGCGCGTGCGCGTTGGCAACGATGCGCTTGAATACGATCGCTTGATCGTGTCGCCCGGCATCGATTTTCAGTGGGATCAAGTCGAAGGCTTGGAGCAAGCGAAGGACAAAGTGCTACACGCCTGGAAGGCTGGACCGCAGACCGTGCAGCTGGCACAACAACTCGCCGCCATGCCGGACGGCGGCATCGTCGTCATGACCGTGCCTCCGGTCGCTTACCGCTGCCCACCGGGCCCCTACGAGCGCGCCTCGATGATCGGCTGGTTTTTGAAAACCAAGAAACCCAAATCGAAACTGATCGTCCTCGATGCCAATAAGGACATCGTTTCCAAGACCGGCCTATTCAAAGCCGTGTTCAAAGACTACGAGGCGCACATCGACTACCGCCCATCGCAAAAAGTCGAAAAGATCGACGTCGGCGCCAAGGAAGTCACCACCGAAACCGGCGACAAAGTGAAATACGACGTCGTCAACGTCATCCCGCCGCAGCGCGCCGGCGCCATCGCCGTCGACGCCGATCTGGTCGGCGGTGACAAACGCTGGTGCGAAGTCGATCACGTGACTTACGAATCGGTGAAGCAGAAAAGCATCCACGTCATCGGCGACGCGACCATCGGTTTGCCGGTGCCCAAGTCAGGCAACGTCGCCAACGCCATGGGGAAAATCTGCGCCACCGCGGTCGTTAGTTCGTTGAACGGCAAAACGCCGCCCGAAATCGCGCCGGGTAACACTTGCTACAGTTGGGTCAGCGACAAGGAAGCCATTGCGGTGGTGAACGCTTACAAAATCGAAAACGGCAAGGTCGTCCAGATCGAACAAAAACTCACCCCGGGCAAAAGCACCGCCGTCGCCGACAATTCGCTCGCCTGGCGCACGAGCATCTGGAACGACATTTTGGGATGA
- a CDS encoding carboxymuconolactone decarboxylase family protein: MARVSLIGETDHPELAELIAKIKGARGGRLINVYRLMLHSPMLASAWFEFNQAVRYGTEIDGQSREIAVIRVAILNNVEYVQRAHGPSYAIKEGLTPEQVAAIADWQPSKLFNEQQRALLAYTDAMTQEINVPDEIFAHIREYFSERQTVELTMLIGTYNMFTRVLQALKIDPEPT, translated from the coding sequence ATGGCCCGCGTATCACTCATCGGCGAGACCGATCATCCCGAGCTCGCCGAGTTAATTGCCAAAATCAAAGGCGCCCGCGGCGGGCGTTTGATCAACGTCTATCGCCTGATGCTGCACAGCCCCATGCTGGCCAGCGCCTGGTTCGAGTTTAATCAAGCGGTGCGCTACGGCACCGAGATTGACGGTCAGAGCCGCGAGATCGCGGTCATCCGTGTGGCTATTTTGAACAACGTGGAATACGTCCAGCGCGCCCATGGGCCGTCGTATGCCATCAAGGAAGGCCTGACGCCGGAACAGGTGGCGGCCATCGCCGATTGGCAGCCGTCAAAGCTGTTCAACGAGCAGCAACGCGCACTGCTTGCTTACACCGACGCGATGACGCAAGAGATCAACGTGCCCGATGAAATCTTTGCCCATATCCGAGAATATTTTAGCGAGCGCCAAACCGTCGAACTGACCATGTTGATCGGCACCTACAACATGTTCACGAGAGTGTTGCAGGCGCTTAAAATCGATCCGGAGCCGACCTAA